One window of Acidobacteriota bacterium genomic DNA carries:
- a CDS encoding SDR family oxidoreductase: protein MQLDLTGQSALVTGASRGIGKAIARALATAGARVAVHYHRNHAAAKAVAAALPGGPHLVLGGDVADPAVPPALVEAAVQGLGGLQVLVNNAGVFQEHPPLDSNYDSWRDAWQHTLGANLFGPANLCHAAARHMAAHGGGRIINVSSRGAFRGEPDAPAYGASKAGLNAMSQSLAKALAPHGIFVYAVAPGWVETDMGADYLAGPDGDAIRGQSPLNRVARPEEVARTVLFLATPGAEFLTGGIIDINGASYLRT, encoded by the coding sequence ATGCAGCTCGATCTCACCGGGCAGTCCGCGCTGGTGACCGGCGCTTCGCGGGGCATCGGCAAGGCCATCGCCCGGGCGCTGGCCACGGCCGGCGCGCGCGTCGCCGTCCACTACCACCGCAACCACGCCGCCGCCAAGGCGGTGGCCGCCGCGCTCCCCGGCGGCCCGCACCTCGTGCTGGGGGGCGACGTCGCCGACCCGGCGGTGCCGCCGGCCCTAGTGGAGGCGGCCGTGCAGGGGCTGGGCGGGCTGCAGGTGCTGGTCAACAACGCCGGCGTGTTCCAGGAACACCCGCCGCTTGACTCAAACTACGATTCCTGGCGGGACGCCTGGCAGCACACCCTGGGGGCCAACCTTTTCGGACCGGCCAACCTCTGCCACGCCGCGGCTCGGCACATGGCCGCACACGGCGGCGGGCGCATCATCAACGTGTCGTCGCGCGGCGCCTTCCGCGGGGAGCCGGACGCGCCCGCCTACGGCGCCAGCAAGGCGGGGCTCAACGCCATGAGCCAGTCGCTGGCCAAGGCGTTGGCGCCCCACGGCATCTTCGTGTACGCGGTGGCGCCCGGATGGGTGGAGACAGACATGGGCGCCGACTACCTGGCCGGTCCGGACGGCGATGCGATTCGCGGCCAGAGTCCGCTTAACCGCGTGGCCCGGCCCGAGGAGGTGGCCCGGACCGTGCTCTTCCTGGCCACACCCGGCGCTGAGTTCCTTACCGGCGGCATCATCGACATCAACGGCGCGTCCTACCTGCGCACCTGA
- a CDS encoding S9 family peptidase: MKTTVCLVVTLCALIGCALPLTAVPPEAVPKQEAPSRIAIDRWLLLGPAAAPLPVFHDETAGGVKLDDLLKATDFDRLPADPVEGLTVVCPGGAPLAWQSVAAGTNGLVLLPKPGPSAASPAVAWLAAYINVSRWAEMEISVTGTHPRRFWLDGEPMASGTKPSDDNAGKVAATARLTPGRHLLLIKTVMDPNAATEWSVGAACAVPASIAPAVQAVTDPIRAVSIDDILGWPAIQSVAVSPDGAHVALGLRRRLPGASSDESWLELRRIADGQLELTWRGDLDIGQVQWAPAGRKLSYASTERDKDKRLTTVWLLDLDTQAATPVLNRLEHLGAYRWLPDGSGLVFDVEQEAEKGKTGIKRVEGLMDRWSYYRDKSALYLAGVPGGMIRRLTAGGLTASLEDISPDSRRLLFTRTVEDVSRRPFSRIELWELELATSAARKLREFGWLNAACYAPDGRRLLVHAGPSAFGAAGVNVPAGVIPNESDGELYIWDPAADTVTPITRGFHPAVTGAAWSRADGRIYLSAEDGTRVRLYRYDEKLPGFTPIALPVDVAERFVLADRALAGVATGTSPWQPQTLVALDLKQAAARTLHCPAQEELALVRTGRVEDWSFEMAPDRTIDGYIVFPPDFDPAKQYPVIVNYYGGTSPINRAFGTRYPKEWWASLGYLVYVPQPSGATGYGQEFSARHVNDWGLTSAQEIIEGTRRFLAAHPFADPKRVGCIGASYGGFMTMRLLTLTDQYAAAVSHAGISQLASYWGEGYWGYSYSALATADSFPWNRKDIYVEQSPLYHADKVKTPLLLTHGASDTNVPVGESDAFFVALKLLGAPVEYLQVEGQDHWIMEHDKRRRWSESIMAWYARWLKDEPEWWNALYPPLK; encoded by the coding sequence ATGAAGACCACTGTTTGCCTGGTCGTGACGTTGTGTGCGCTGATCGGCTGCGCACTGCCTCTGACTGCTGTCCCACCGGAAGCCGTCCCAAAGCAGGAGGCACCGAGTCGGATTGCCATCGACCGCTGGCTGCTGCTGGGTCCGGCTGCTGCACCGTTGCCGGTGTTCCACGACGAGACCGCCGGCGGCGTCAAGCTGGACGACCTGCTCAAGGCCACGGACTTCGATCGGTTGCCGGCCGATCCCGTCGAGGGTCTGACCGTCGTGTGTCCCGGCGGCGCGCCCCTCGCCTGGCAGAGCGTCGCGGCGGGCACCAACGGGCTGGTACTATTGCCCAAGCCCGGCCCGTCGGCGGCGTCACCGGCCGTGGCTTGGCTAGCCGCCTACATCAACGTCTCGCGCTGGGCGGAAATGGAAATCAGCGTGACCGGCACGCACCCCCGGCGATTCTGGCTCGACGGCGAACCCATGGCGTCCGGGACCAAACCATCCGACGACAATGCGGGCAAGGTGGCCGCAACAGCCAGGCTGACCCCGGGCCGGCACCTGCTGCTGATCAAAACGGTCATGGATCCGAACGCCGCCACGGAGTGGAGCGTGGGCGCGGCGTGCGCCGTCCCCGCGTCGATCGCGCCGGCCGTCCAGGCCGTCACCGATCCGATCCGGGCTGTGAGTATCGATGACATCCTCGGCTGGCCGGCCATCCAGTCCGTGGCCGTCTCGCCGGACGGTGCGCACGTGGCGCTGGGACTGCGTCGTCGCCTCCCCGGCGCGTCGTCCGACGAGTCCTGGCTGGAGCTGCGCCGCATTGCCGACGGACAGCTGGAACTCACCTGGCGCGGCGATCTGGACATCGGCCAGGTGCAGTGGGCGCCGGCGGGCCGGAAGCTGTCGTACGCGAGCACGGAACGCGACAAGGACAAACGCCTGACCACCGTCTGGCTCCTGGACCTGGACACTCAGGCGGCCACGCCGGTCCTGAACCGGCTGGAACACCTGGGCGCCTATCGCTGGCTCCCTGACGGCTCCGGTCTCGTCTTTGACGTCGAGCAGGAAGCCGAAAAGGGCAAGACCGGCATCAAGCGGGTGGAAGGCCTGATGGACCGCTGGTCCTATTACCGCGACAAGAGCGCGCTGTACCTGGCCGGGGTGCCCGGCGGGATGATCCGGCGGCTCACCGCCGGCGGCCTAACCGCTTCCCTCGAGGACATCTCCCCGGACAGCCGGCGGCTGCTGTTCACCCGGACCGTGGAAGACGTGAGCCGGCGGCCCTTCTCGCGGATCGAGCTGTGGGAGCTGGAGCTGGCTACGTCCGCCGCCCGCAAGCTGCGGGAATTTGGCTGGCTGAACGCAGCGTGCTACGCCCCGGACGGGCGGCGCCTGCTGGTGCATGCCGGACCGTCCGCCTTCGGCGCTGCAGGAGTGAATGTGCCAGCGGGTGTCATCCCCAACGAGAGCGACGGCGAACTCTACATCTGGGATCCGGCCGCCGACACCGTCACGCCCATCACCCGCGGGTTCCACCCGGCGGTGACCGGCGCCGCTTGGAGCCGCGCCGACGGCCGCATCTACCTGAGCGCCGAGGACGGCACCCGGGTACGGTTGTACCGCTACGATGAGAAGCTGCCGGGCTTCACACCCATTGCCCTGCCGGTGGACGTGGCCGAGCGCTTCGTCCTGGCTGACCGGGCACTCGCCGGCGTGGCCACGGGGACATCGCCGTGGCAGCCGCAGACCCTCGTCGCCCTGGACCTGAAGCAGGCCGCCGCCCGGACTCTGCATTGCCCGGCTCAGGAGGAGCTGGCCCTTGTCAGAACCGGCCGGGTGGAAGACTGGTCCTTTGAAATGGCTCCGGACCGGACCATCGACGGCTACATCGTCTTTCCCCCCGACTTCGATCCGGCGAAACAATATCCGGTGATCGTGAACTACTACGGCGGGACCAGCCCAATCAACCGGGCGTTCGGCACCCGCTACCCGAAGGAGTGGTGGGCCAGCCTCGGCTACCTGGTGTACGTCCCGCAACCGTCGGGCGCCACCGGCTACGGCCAGGAGTTCTCCGCCCGGCACGTGAACGACTGGGGCCTGACTTCGGCGCAGGAAATCATCGAGGGCACCCGCCGCTTTCTCGCGGCGCATCCGTTCGCCGATCCCAAGCGGGTGGGCTGCATCGGCGCCTCATACGGCGGATTCATGACCATGCGTCTGCTCACCCTGACGGACCAGTACGCGGCGGCGGTCTCCCACGCCGGCATCTCGCAGCTTGCCTCGTACTGGGGCGAGGGCTATTGGGGCTACTCCTACAGCGCCCTGGCCACCGCCGATTCCTTCCCCTGGAACCGGAAGGACATCTATGTGGAGCAGAGCCCCCTCTACCATGCCGACAAGGTGAAGACTCCGCTGCTCCTCACCCACGGCGCATCGGACACCAACGTCCCAGTGGGCGAGAGCGACGCCTTCTTCGTCGCCCTGAAGCTGCTCGGGGCGCCGGTGGAGTATCTCCAGGTGGAGGGGCAGGACCACTGGATCATGGAGCACGACAAACGCCGGCGCTGGTCGGAATCGATCATGGCGTGGTACGCCCGCTGGCTCAAGGACGAACCGGAGTGGTGGAACGCACTCTATCCCCCGCTCAAGTGA
- a CDS encoding protein kinase, translating into MTHDFPVPGWDRYESIEFIGEGGMGRVYRARDPRLGRWVAIKIIRQGSADIQERFMREARAQARIEHPHICPIHEVGTVGDFPYIAMHYVHGESLEKASARLTLDQKVALLAQVADAIHAAHRLGIVHRDIKPANIMLEPDAVGGWHPFVTDFGLARDTETDGTTVTGAVLGSPLFMAPEQAKGALSRVDRRTDVYGLGATLYFLLTGRPPVQGDNVFQVIMRLAHEEPEPPRRHDASIPRDLETVVLKCLEKEPQRRYESAQALATDLRHYLDGEPIAAHRASLWYRGVKLVRRHRLASAVIAVAAVAVLAAVLMAVKARQDAAHQAALAQQFGAAAKETEGFLRVAHMLPLHDIRRERTVIRERMAQVRQAMREAGRLADSPGYYALGRGHLALQEYEAARGALRQAWDAGFRTPDAAYATGLLLGLLYQVEREAADRISNAELRAARLEEIEREFRLPALDFLRRGAGAQVESPLYVEGLIALYEGRHDDALTLAGRGFRQSPWMYELKRLEGDVHLSRGSDRVNTGRYEQAAKDFQRAGEAYRAAAEMAHSDPALYEQVAALHLARLTRARNALDRVQAIAADGLSACEQALQADPERGSAFSLKSEIIRLQADVLAENGHDPMPVIARAAVAAAEGVRLDRNNPAAWVTLGDAMQRKGVFLSYRGEDPTPALTEAIGRYGQALKLNPRQFLAHHRLGQSHRLIAEHLLNQGRDPVAELALASQALERARELAPKAYSLYNTLGNTHALEAEYRSDHDQDPRPALEHAVRAYEQGLALNPRLTKLLCNRGMAFETRARYEARHGIDPAPALRQAIADHRRADAEEPDSAWILNNLGFANAQLAWDNLQNGRDPAPPLAEALRALERAHAINPEDSYIVDNLAFAHLIQARGEWARGGSPGAELQRAGDLLRRELELNAEERWPYVGLARRSLFEAQLAADSGRDAAALFQQARGWAARGIARCGGIPELHLLAAEVELARAAWTQRRGRDAWAALDETARRLEADAVRGADRAERSLLLAECRLRQAANASDGLTVRERLAQVEQMLDESAAINSRRARLGAVRAALLLRRAAAAPAGEREALRADARRLQTEAFRLNPLLRLEVGDLFAGR; encoded by the coding sequence ATGACCCACGACTTTCCGGTGCCCGGTTGGGATCGGTACGAATCCATCGAGTTCATCGGCGAAGGCGGGATGGGTCGGGTGTACCGGGCCCGCGATCCGCGGCTGGGGCGCTGGGTGGCCATCAAGATCATCCGGCAGGGCAGCGCCGACATCCAGGAGCGCTTCATGCGCGAGGCCCGGGCCCAGGCCCGGATCGAGCACCCCCACATCTGCCCCATCCACGAGGTGGGCACTGTGGGTGACTTCCCGTACATCGCCATGCATTACGTCCACGGGGAGTCGCTGGAGAAAGCCAGTGCGCGGCTGACCCTGGATCAAAAGGTGGCCCTGCTGGCGCAGGTGGCCGACGCGATCCATGCCGCCCACCGGCTGGGAATCGTCCACCGGGACATCAAGCCGGCCAACATCATGCTGGAGCCCGACGCCGTCGGCGGCTGGCACCCCTTCGTCACCGATTTCGGCCTGGCGCGTGACACCGAGACGGACGGGACCACCGTCACCGGGGCCGTGCTGGGCTCACCGCTGTTCATGGCGCCCGAGCAGGCCAAGGGGGCGCTGAGCCGCGTGGACCGGCGGACGGACGTGTACGGCCTTGGCGCCACCCTCTATTTTCTGCTCACCGGCCGGCCTCCCGTCCAGGGAGACAACGTGTTTCAGGTGATCATGCGGTTGGCGCACGAGGAGCCCGAGCCGCCGCGCCGGCACGACGCCAGCATTCCCCGGGACCTCGAGACCGTGGTGCTCAAGTGTCTGGAGAAGGAACCCCAGCGCCGGTACGAGTCGGCCCAGGCGCTGGCCACGGACCTGCGCCATTACCTCGATGGCGAGCCCATCGCCGCTCACCGGGCCAGTCTGTGGTACCGCGGCGTGAAGCTGGTCCGCAGACACCGGCTGGCTTCGGCGGTGATTGCGGTGGCAGCCGTGGCGGTGCTGGCGGCGGTCCTGATGGCAGTGAAGGCCCGACAGGATGCCGCCCACCAGGCGGCGCTGGCCCAGCAGTTCGGCGCCGCCGCCAAGGAGACGGAAGGCTTCCTGCGCGTCGCCCACATGCTGCCGCTGCACGACATCCGGCGCGAGCGGACGGTGATCCGGGAACGGATGGCGCAGGTGCGACAGGCCATGCGCGAGGCCGGCCGCCTGGCGGACAGCCCCGGCTACTACGCCCTGGGCCGGGGCCACCTGGCGCTGCAGGAGTACGAGGCGGCCCGCGGAGCGCTGCGCCAGGCTTGGGACGCGGGCTTCCGGACTCCCGATGCCGCGTACGCCACCGGCTTGCTGCTCGGTCTGCTGTATCAGGTGGAGCGCGAAGCAGCCGACCGAATTTCCAATGCCGAACTGCGGGCGGCCCGACTCGAGGAGATCGAGCGCGAATTTCGGCTGCCCGCGCTGGACTTCCTCCGGCGCGGCGCCGGCGCCCAGGTGGAGTCACCGCTCTACGTGGAAGGACTCATCGCCCTGTATGAGGGGCGTCACGACGACGCCCTGACGCTGGCCGGGCGCGGCTTCCGGCAGTCGCCCTGGATGTATGAGCTCAAACGCCTGGAAGGGGACGTCCATCTGAGCCGCGGCAGCGACCGCGTCAACACCGGCCGATACGAGCAGGCTGCGAAGGACTTTCAGCGGGCCGGTGAGGCGTACCGCGCCGCCGCGGAGATGGCGCACAGCGACCCGGCGCTCTACGAGCAGGTCGCCGCCCTGCATCTAGCCCGCCTGACCCGGGCCCGCAACGCTCTGGACCGGGTTCAGGCGATCGCAGCGGACGGCTTGAGCGCCTGTGAGCAGGCGCTCCAGGCCGATCCGGAGCGGGGCTCGGCGTTCAGCCTGAAATCCGAGATCATCCGGCTCCAGGCCGACGTCCTCGCCGAAAACGGACACGATCCGATGCCGGTTATCGCCCGGGCCGCGGTGGCCGCGGCGGAGGGAGTTCGCCTCGACCGAAATAATCCCGCCGCCTGGGTCACCCTGGGTGACGCCATGCAGCGGAAAGGTGTTTTCCTCAGCTACCGGGGCGAGGACCCCACGCCGGCTCTGACAGAGGCGATCGGGCGGTACGGTCAGGCGCTGAAGTTGAATCCCCGGCAATTCCTCGCCCATCACCGCCTGGGACAAAGCCATCGCCTCATCGCCGAACACCTGCTGAACCAGGGGCGGGACCCCGTGGCGGAGTTGGCCTTGGCGTCGCAGGCGCTGGAACGGGCCCGCGAGCTGGCTCCCAAAGCCTACAGTCTGTACAACACGCTGGGCAACACGCACGCCTTGGAGGCGGAATACCGGTCGGACCATGACCAGGATCCGCGGCCCGCGCTGGAACATGCCGTTCGGGCGTACGAGCAGGGGCTGGCGCTCAACCCCCGGCTCACCAAGCTGCTGTGCAACCGCGGCATGGCCTTCGAGACGCGGGCGCGGTACGAGGCCCGCCACGGCATCGACCCGGCGCCCGCGCTGCGGCAGGCCATTGCAGACCACCGCCGCGCCGATGCCGAGGAGCCCGACTCAGCATGGATTCTCAACAACCTCGGCTTTGCCAACGCCCAACTCGCCTGGGACAACCTGCAGAACGGGCGGGATCCGGCGCCGCCGCTGGCCGAGGCGCTGCGTGCCCTGGAGCGCGCCCACGCCATCAACCCGGAGGACAGCTACATCGTCGACAATCTCGCCTTCGCCCATCTGATCCAGGCGCGCGGGGAATGGGCGCGGGGCGGCTCGCCCGGCGCCGAGCTCCAGCGTGCCGGCGACCTGTTGCGGCGGGAACTGGAGCTCAACGCCGAGGAGCGCTGGCCCTACGTGGGGCTGGCCCGCCGGTCCCTGTTCGAGGCACAACTGGCCGCCGACTCCGGGCGGGACGCCGCCGCGCTGTTCCAACAGGCGCGGGGATGGGCCGCGCGCGGCATCGCCCGCTGCGGCGGCATTCCGGAGCTGCACCTGCTGGCGGCGGAAGTGGAGCTGGCCCGGGCGGCGTGGACACAACGCCGCGGCCGAGACGCCTGGGCCGCGCTGGACGAGACGGCTCGGCGGCTGGAGGCCGACGCCGTTCGCGGCGCCGACCGGGCGGAGCGGTCTCTGCTGCTGGCTGAATGCCGGCTGCGTCAAGCCGCGAATGCGAGTGACGGTCTGACGGTGCGGGAGCGGCTGGCGCAGGTGGAACAGATGCTGGACGAATCGGCCGCGATCAACAGCCGTCGGGCCCGGTTGGGCGCAGTGCGCGCGGCCCTGTTGCTGCGTCGGGCGGCGGCAGCGCCAGCCGGCGAGCGGGAGGCGCTGCGGGCGGACGCCCGGCGGCTGCAGACAGAGGCGTTTCGACTCAATCCGCTGCTCCGGCTCGAAGTCGGGGATCTGTTCGCAGGCCGGTGA
- a CDS encoding glycosyl hydrolase, which produces MRSRSLLLALICLLALPVLAAEADKKDVKDKEKDPFVSGTFSGLKFRSIGPAYCSGRIGDLAVNPNKPSEYYVAVASGHVWKTVNAGTTWTPVFDKHGAYSIGCVAMDPANPNVVWIGTGENNHQRSVSYGDGVYKSVDGGKSWKHMGLKESRHIGMIAVDPRDSRVVYVAAEGSVWGPGGDRGLYKTEDGGATWNKVLEISENTGVNNVVLDPRCPDRIYATSEQRRAHVFTKIGGGPETAIHKSEDAGKTWRKLTSGLPSGHMGGIGLAVSPVNPDVVYAMIEAANDESGFYRSTDRGESWSKMSNHASSGQYYNEIYCDPKNVDKVYSVETFSFVTADGGKTWQRLSNNGRHVDDHVIWIDPADTDHFLIGGDGGLYESWDAGATYEFKHNLPVTQFYRVNVDNSLPFYYVFGGTQDNNSMGGPSRTTSTQGIVNADWFVTQGGDGFWTAVDPTNPNIVYAEAQYGNMCRYDRQSGESIDIRPEPRPGEKTYRWYWDTPLMISPHAPARLYCAANKVFRSDDRGDTWTVISDDLTAQIDRNTIPVMGKYWSVDAVAKDVSISQYGVIVALDESPLRENLLYAGTDDGLIQISEDARTWRKAGEFPGVPANTYVSDIQADRFNEQVVYAAFDNHKRDDFKPYLLKSADKGKTWTSIAGNLPERGTVYTVIQDHVNPDLLFAGTEFGVFFTVDAGRKWVQLTGDLPTVAVFDIAIQRRENDLVLATFGRGFYILDDYSALRQVTPEMLQADAQLFPARDALMYIQSRGLSSQGSSYYAAKNPPFGATFTYYLKDAPKTRRQIRQEKEAELFKEGKPIPQPSLDELRTEEREEKPHLLFTITDASGQVVRTIATRAVKGFNRVTWDLRYAPTTPVQLKDDTFDPLAESRGGVLAMPGAYTVSMALVTDGRSKPLAGPVPFEAVVLNNATLPAPDRAELVAFQKQAAELARTMMGSERLADEMLKRLAHIRQALAATPAAPAALTERARTLVLELDQVLFTFRGQEAKASAEEIPPAAVPLNDRLSAMTYSMWRSTSKPTGTARTAYEILQKEFPPVLQAITRIYQTDLPQLEREVEAAGAPWTPGRLPVLK; this is translated from the coding sequence ATGCGATCGAGATCGTTGCTGCTCGCCCTGATCTGCCTCCTGGCCCTGCCCGTCCTCGCCGCCGAGGCCGACAAGAAGGACGTCAAGGACAAGGAGAAGGATCCCTTCGTTTCAGGCACGTTCAGCGGCCTGAAGTTCCGAAGCATCGGCCCGGCCTACTGCTCCGGCCGGATCGGCGACCTGGCCGTCAACCCGAACAAGCCCAGCGAGTACTACGTGGCCGTGGCGTCGGGCCACGTCTGGAAAACCGTCAACGCCGGCACCACCTGGACGCCGGTGTTCGACAAGCACGGCGCCTACTCCATCGGCTGCGTGGCCATGGACCCCGCCAACCCCAACGTCGTCTGGATCGGCACCGGCGAAAATAATCACCAGCGCTCCGTCAGCTACGGCGACGGCGTGTACAAGTCCGTCGACGGCGGCAAGAGCTGGAAGCACATGGGCCTGAAGGAATCCCGCCACATCGGGATGATCGCCGTCGACCCGCGCGACTCCCGGGTGGTCTATGTGGCTGCCGAGGGCTCCGTCTGGGGTCCCGGCGGCGACCGCGGCCTGTACAAGACCGAGGATGGCGGCGCCACCTGGAACAAGGTGCTGGAGATCAGCGAGAACACCGGCGTGAACAACGTGGTGCTCGACCCGCGCTGTCCGGACCGGATCTACGCCACCTCGGAACAGCGCCGCGCCCATGTCTTCACCAAGATCGGCGGCGGCCCGGAGACCGCCATCCACAAGTCCGAGGACGCCGGCAAGACCTGGCGCAAGCTCACCAGCGGCCTCCCGTCGGGCCACATGGGCGGCATCGGCCTGGCCGTGTCGCCGGTCAACCCCGACGTGGTCTATGCCATGATCGAGGCAGCCAACGACGAGAGCGGCTTCTACCGCTCCACCGACCGCGGCGAGTCATGGTCCAAGATGAGCAACCACGCCAGCTCCGGCCAGTACTACAACGAGATTTACTGCGATCCGAAAAACGTGGACAAGGTCTACTCCGTCGAGACGTTCTCGTTTGTAACCGCCGACGGCGGCAAGACCTGGCAGCGGCTGAGCAACAACGGCCGTCACGTGGACGACCATGTCATCTGGATCGACCCGGCTGACACCGATCACTTCCTCATCGGCGGCGACGGCGGGCTGTACGAGTCGTGGGACGCCGGCGCCACCTACGAGTTCAAGCACAACCTCCCGGTGACCCAGTTCTACCGCGTGAACGTGGACAACTCCCTGCCCTTCTACTACGTGTTCGGCGGCACCCAGGACAACAACAGCATGGGCGGCCCCTCCCGCACCACCAGCACCCAGGGGATCGTCAACGCCGACTGGTTCGTCACCCAGGGCGGCGACGGCTTCTGGACGGCGGTGGATCCGACCAACCCCAACATCGTCTATGCCGAGGCGCAGTACGGCAACATGTGCCGCTACGACCGGCAGAGCGGCGAGAGCATCGACATCCGCCCCGAGCCGCGGCCCGGCGAAAAGACCTACCGCTGGTACTGGGACACGCCGCTCATGATCAGCCCCCATGCGCCCGCCCGCCTCTACTGCGCCGCCAACAAGGTGTTCCGCAGCGACGACCGCGGCGACACCTGGACGGTGATCAGCGACGACCTGACCGCCCAGATCGACCGTAACACCATCCCCGTCATGGGCAAGTACTGGAGCGTCGACGCGGTGGCCAAGGACGTGTCGATCTCGCAGTACGGCGTCATCGTGGCCCTGGATGAGTCCCCCCTGCGCGAAAACCTCCTGTACGCGGGCACCGACGACGGGTTGATCCAGATCTCCGAGGATGCCCGCACTTGGCGCAAGGCCGGCGAGTTTCCCGGCGTGCCCGCCAACACCTACGTCAGCGATATTCAGGCCGACCGCTTCAATGAGCAGGTGGTCTACGCCGCATTCGACAACCACAAGCGGGACGACTTCAAGCCGTACCTCCTCAAGAGCGCCGACAAGGGCAAGACCTGGACGTCCATCGCCGGCAACCTGCCCGAACGGGGCACCGTGTACACCGTCATCCAGGACCACGTCAACCCCGACCTGCTGTTCGCAGGCACCGAGTTCGGCGTCTTCTTCACCGTGGACGCCGGCCGGAAATGGGTGCAGCTCACCGGCGATCTGCCCACCGTGGCGGTGTTCGACATCGCCATCCAGCGCCGCGAGAACGACCTGGTGCTGGCCACCTTCGGCCGCGGCTTCTACATCCTGGACGACTATTCCGCCCTGCGCCAGGTGACCCCGGAGATGCTTCAAGCGGACGCACAGCTCTTCCCGGCGCGCGACGCCCTCATGTACATTCAGAGCCGGGGCCTCTCCAGCCAGGGTTCCTCCTACTACGCCGCCAAAAATCCGCCGTTCGGCGCCACGTTCACCTATTACCTGAAGGACGCACCCAAGACCCGTCGCCAGATCCGGCAGGAAAAGGAAGCGGAGCTCTTCAAGGAGGGAAAGCCCATCCCGCAGCCGAGCCTCGACGAGCTGCGCACCGAGGAGCGCGAAGAGAAACCGCATCTGCTTTTCACCATCACCGACGCGTCGGGCCAAGTGGTGCGCACCATCGCCACCCGGGCGGTCAAGGGCTTCAACCGCGTCACCTGGGACCTGCGCTACGCCCCCACCACCCCTGTCCAGCTCAAGGACGACACATTCGATCCGCTGGCGGAGTCCCGGGGCGGCGTGCTGGCCATGCCCGGCGCGTACACGGTCAGCATGGCGCTGGTCACCGACGGCCGGTCCAAACCGCTGGCCGGTCCGGTGCCGTTCGAGGCCGTCGTGCTGAACAACGCCACCCTGCCGGCGCCCGACCGGGCCGAGCTGGTGGCGTTCCAGAAGCAGGCGGCCGAGCTGGCCCGGACCATGATGGGGTCCGAGCGGCTGGCCGATGAGATGCTCAAGCGGCTGGCGCACATCCGCCAGGCGCTGGCGGCCACGCCGGCGGCCCCGGCGGCGCTGACCGAGCGCGCGCGGACGCTGGTACTGGAGCTGGACCAGGTGCTGTTCACCTTCCGCGGCCAGGAAGCCAAGGCCAGCGCCGAGGAGATCCCGCCGGCGGCGGTGCCCCTCAACGACCGTCTGTCGGCGATGACCTACTCCATGTGGCGCTCCACGTCGAAGCCCACCGGGACGGCCCGCACGGCCTACGAAATCCTCCAGAAGGAATTCCCGCCCGTGCTCCAGGCCATCACCCGGATTTACCAAACCGACCTGCCGCAACTGGAGCGGGAAGTCGAGGCCGCCGGCGCCCCCTGGACCCCGGGCCGGCTGCCGGTGCTCAAGTAG